TGGGAATCTTTGATGACACAGACTGTCAATACCGATTTGGCTTTTCTTTGCAATCCCAACAATCCAGACGGCAGGCATATTTCTATCAACCAGGTCCGAAATATTATCCAAAATTCACCTCACACCTGTTGGGTTATTGATGAAGCTTACATTGATTTTATGGAAAATGAAGCAACATCATGCCTTAAGCTATTGGAAGAGTATGATAATTTGATAATTGTCAAGTCATTGACGAAGCTCTTCACTATTCCAGGAGTTCGATTGGGCTATGTGCTGACTTCATCGAGATTGCGTGAAAGCCTTTTGTCTTGTAAAATGCCTTGGTCAGTCAACAGCTTTGCGATAGAGTCAGGCAAAGCTATATTTCAAAATTATGATATTTTAAAGCCGGATACGAAGCAAATATTTCATGTCAAAGAGCAATTTATTCACGATTTGTCAGGATTGAGTTGTTTTGACATATTTCCGTCATGCACTCATTATTTTTTATTGAAATTAATCAAAGGAAAGTCATCGGAACTTAAATCATTTTTGGCTGAAAATCATAAGATATTGATTAGAGACGCCTCCAACTTTTATGGCTTGGATGATAATTATATACGTCTTTGCACACAGTCTCAGGATAAAAATGAATTGCTAATCAATGCCTTGAAAGAATGGAATGGATAAAGATATTGCCTGTATGGATTGGGTACTTATTGGATTTGATATTTGGCGATCCTCGTAATTTTCCTCATCCTATTCGTTGGTTTGGCCATGCGATTTACAAAGGCGAAAGCATATTGAATAGAGGGTCATTTCAGGCAAGGCTTTTCAAGGGAGCTTTTATGGGAATACTGTATATCTGCTTTGTATTTGGTGTATTCTATTGGCTTGAGAACTTGTTGGCAATCAATATTTATGCTCAGGCTATTTTTATATCTGTCGGCGTGTTTTTTTCTTTAGCCAATAGGAGCTTGATAGACGAAGGAAAGGAAGTATTCAAAGCTCTAGGGGATAGTCTTGAAAAAGGTCGAAAAAGACTCTCTTGGATAGTCGGCAGAGAGACTGAAAACTTGAATACCCATCAAATCAGGATCGCGACATTCGAGACAATGTCCGAAAACCTTAGCGATGGTGTGGTTGCTCCTTTATTTTATTACGCTTTGCTAGGCTTGCCGGGAGCAATGGCTTATAAGATGGCAAATACTTTGGATTCGATGATTGGTTATAAGAATGACAAATATCTTTACTTTGGAAGGTTTTCAGCCAAGTTTGATGATGTGGTCAATTATATCCCCGCCAGATTAACGGCGTTCATGATGTTGTTGGTGACTGGCAAGCTTTTCGGAATTGGATTTGTGTTGCGAGAAGGCAAAAAGCACACAAGTCCTAATGCGGGGTATCCTGAAGCTTCATTGGCTTATATACTGTCATGCCGGTTTGGCGGTCCAAATTACTATCACGGCAAGTTGGTAGACAAGCCGTATATTGGCGTTAATGACAGGGCAGTAAGCCAAGAAGATTTTAAAATTGTGGAGCAAGTCAATCATCGGGTTTGTTTGTTGACGATTGTGTTGATTGCTTTGATTCAGTGGATGATATTGGGCTAGTTATGCGAAAAAAATACATTATCACAGGTCCCCCCGGAGCAGGGAAAACAACTCTTTTAAAGGCCTTGGAAAGTAAAGGAATTTCATGCATGGAAGAGGCTTCTCGAAAGGTGATCATGCGTGAACAAAATAATAACGGTACAGGGACGCCATGGCAGGATATGAACAAATTTTCGTGCTTGGTTTATCAACAGACAATGAAAGATTTGCAGAGTCGAAAAGACAGTATTTTCTGCGACCGAAGCTTGTTGGATAATGCGGCTTATCTTCAGTACGCTGACTTGAAGAATGAGATTTTTTTGGAGGAATTTGATTATGATCGTTATTATCAGCGGAAAGTATTTTTTGCCCCATCTTGGGAGGAAATCTATGAACAAGATGAGCAAAGACCTGAAAAGTTCGAGGAGCTGAATGGGCTAGATAAGGTCTTGATTGATACTTATAGGCAAAAGGGGTATGATTTGATATTTTTGCCAAAAAAGTCAGTAATCGAGAGGGTTGAGTTTGTTCTCCAACATGTGGAATCTGAAAAAACAAAGAGTATTGTTAGCTAGAAATTTTATTATTCTTCTATTAGTCTTGTGATAAAGTACTCATCATTATAAAAAATTGCTAAATTGTAAGCGATGATGGTTCTTGAATGCGATATTCATTCGAGATTAAAAGGGAATCCCGTTTAAATCGGGAGCTGTACCCGCAACTGTAAGCTTTTTGAGGTTTTTGACAAAGTGCCACTGTCGTATGAGGAAGATGGGAAGGCGTCAAAAATGAAGCAAGCCAGGAGACCTGCCATTTGCTAGTATGTTATTTTAACTTTCGGGAATAAAAGTTGAATATCGAGCCTGCCTTCGCGCCATGTTTTATTTACATGTGCTTGATCCATTTTTTTCCCGAGTCAAAACGATTTTATGCAATACAATGCTGAATGTCGTCAGAGTCTCCACGGGATTATGGAAATTCGTGACAATTTTTTGAAAATCTGCGGTGATAATACCTGCAAGCTGATTAGTGTTAATGTTTTTGCTCATTTGATAACTGGATAATATGGGCAAGGATTTAGCGAAAGTCAAGCATACATTTTTCTTCTGCGAAGGCGGTTCTTGCAAGAAAGCCGGCGCAACGGAAGTTATACGTTCATCAAGAGCGTATCTAAGAAATAACGGTTTATGGAATAAAGCGCACACTGTCAAGACTCATTGCAATGGCAGGTGCGAAGACGCGCCTACCTGCGTGATTTATCCGGGGAATCATTGGCATAAAAATCTAACGAAGGACAGCGTTGTCGAGGTAATCAAAGGACATGTTGGTGATGACAGCTTGGATGACAAGCATTTATTATTCAAAGAGTCTTGGACGAGTATCAAATCAGATAATGAAAGAAAGCCAATTAAACCAAAGCCTTTTGAGCTGAAAATAGACCATCAATATGGCGAAGTTTATGCAACAAAAGGTTTTGCTTCTGACCAATATCTGCATCCGCTTTTTTTATTTCTGAAGAACTGCAAGAGCAATTCGGGTTTTTCTCTTGCGGATGGAAGAGTTTTACATTTTAGGCATTTGCAGGAAGTTAACTATAACGCTCCTTATGCATT
The Aureibacter tunicatorum DNA segment above includes these coding regions:
- a CDS encoding pyridoxal phosphate-dependent aminotransferase, with amino-acid sequence MIYGHGDDRYQYGNDIIANFSTNVWSGDMHPQVKKAMLRAVELSQAYPSPNADELADIIADFHLLNSESVLVCNGATEAFYLIGHAFKGKTATIFYPTFAEYEDACAKHDIALEFHPWESLMTQTVNTDLAFLCNPNNPDGRHISINQVRNIIQNSPHTCWVIDEAYIDFMENEATSCLKLLEEYDNLIIVKSLTKLFTIPGVRLGYVLTSSRLRESLLSCKMPWSVNSFAIESGKAIFQNYDILKPDTKQIFHVKEQFIHDLSGLSCFDIFPSCTHYFLLKLIKGKSSELKSFLAENHKILIRDASNFYGLDDNYIRLCTQSQDKNELLINALKEWNG
- the cbiB gene encoding adenosylcobinamide-phosphate synthase CbiB, yielding MEWIKILPVWIGYLLDLIFGDPRNFPHPIRWFGHAIYKGESILNRGSFQARLFKGAFMGILYICFVFGVFYWLENLLAINIYAQAIFISVGVFFSLANRSLIDEGKEVFKALGDSLEKGRKRLSWIVGRETENLNTHQIRIATFETMSENLSDGVVAPLFYYALLGLPGAMAYKMANTLDSMIGYKNDKYLYFGRFSAKFDDVVNYIPARLTAFMMLLVTGKLFGIGFVLREGKKHTSPNAGYPEASLAYILSCRFGGPNYYHGKLVDKPYIGVNDRAVSQEDFKIVEQVNHRVCLLTIVLIALIQWMILG
- a CDS encoding AAA family ATPase gives rise to the protein MRKKYIITGPPGAGKTTLLKALESKGISCMEEASRKVIMREQNNNGTGTPWQDMNKFSCLVYQQTMKDLQSRKDSIFCDRSLLDNAAYLQYADLKNEIFLEEFDYDRYYQRKVFFAPSWEEIYEQDEQRPEKFEELNGLDKVLIDTYRQKGYDLIFLPKKSVIERVEFVLQHVESEKTKSIVS
- a CDS encoding (2Fe-2S) ferredoxin domain-containing protein, with protein sequence MGKDLAKVKHTFFFCEGGSCKKAGATEVIRSSRAYLRNNGLWNKAHTVKTHCNGRCEDAPTCVIYPGNHWHKNLTKDSVVEVIKGHVGDDSLDDKHLLFKESWTSIKSDNERKPIKPKPFELKIDHQYGEVYATKGFASDQYLHPLFLFLKNCKSNSGFSLADGRVLHFRHLQEVNYNAPYALQLIFENVNTPLEVIIGVLPKSIDKSFWERKITSAEYIQTADQDQRIIRLSNKNGQWIGSVELDNSDEELWNYCQEIQLLGTYLNKSIEVK